The Crocosphaera subtropica ATCC 51142 genome includes a window with the following:
- a CDS encoding DMT family transporter, with product MLSWFNQISGRFYLLVGVMIFAVANSVTRKLTEIGAQNLIDGRNPISFCNVLFVGNLCALVALLGVYYPQLKKIVLSNLSSRNWLYLLLVALLSGALAPALFFTSLERTPVNNVILVSRIEPPLILGLSVILLGARVNGWVVSGAIVSTLGVILTVILQPPQSEIVQMSGFQLGVGELMATGGAMCSAIANIISKISLQNIPLGFFNVVKTALGTVIFFIIALLLYGKEHFMDVSSPLLWKWMIVYGTVIVVVGQLCWFAGLKRTSASEVSLANSFNPITGVLAAFLILGEIPTTAQYIGGLVIVLGIIFNQIGIIQQNKPSEDNNISSSVGFKGV from the coding sequence CAAATTTCAGGCCGTTTCTACTTATTAGTGGGAGTAATGATCTTTGCAGTTGCTAATTCTGTAACCCGCAAACTAACAGAAATAGGGGCGCAAAATCTCATCGATGGTCGAAATCCTATTTCTTTTTGTAACGTCTTATTTGTCGGTAATTTATGTGCTTTGGTCGCTTTATTAGGTGTCTATTATCCTCAACTGAAAAAAATAGTCTTGAGCAATCTATCATCACGAAATTGGTTGTATTTGCTGTTAGTCGCTTTATTATCTGGGGCTTTAGCACCAGCCTTATTTTTTACCTCCCTTGAGCGAACACCTGTGAATAACGTTATTTTAGTCAGTCGCATCGAACCCCCTCTAATCTTGGGTTTATCGGTTATATTATTAGGGGCAAGGGTCAATGGTTGGGTTGTCAGTGGTGCAATCGTATCAACGTTAGGGGTTATTCTTACTGTGATTTTACAACCCCCTCAAAGCGAAATAGTCCAAATGTCGGGTTTTCAGTTGGGAGTTGGAGAATTAATGGCAACAGGAGGGGCAATGTGTTCGGCCATTGCTAACATTATTAGTAAAATAAGCTTACAAAATATCCCTTTGGGCTTCTTTAATGTGGTCAAAACTGCCCTTGGTACGGTGATTTTTTTTATCATAGCCTTACTTCTTTATGGGAAAGAGCATTTTATGGACGTATCTTCCCCTCTACTTTGGAAATGGATGATAGTCTATGGAACTGTTATTGTAGTGGTCGGCCAATTGTGTTGGTTTGCCGGTTTAAAACGAACCAGTGCTTCTGAGGTGTCCTTAGCTAACTCTTTTAATCCTATTACTGGGGTGTTAGCTGCTTTTCTGATTTTAGGAGAAATACCGACGACAGCCCAGTATATCGGGGGTTTAGTGATTGTACTCGGAATCATTTTTAATCAAATCGGAATTATTCAACAAAATAAGCCCTCTGAGGATAATAATATTTCTTCATCTGTTGGCTTTAAAGGAGTCTGA